In a single window of the Gemmatimonadota bacterium genome:
- a CDS encoding response regulator transcription factor — protein MSRILVVEDQRELAELLAQNLGMEGFDVRTVADGREVVPLVRAWRPHLVILDLMLPGIDGFEVLRALRGIHRHLPVIILSARGEEADKIRGFRLDADQYVTKPFGLVELLERVHALLRRAATAESPGAIERITFGDVEIVPAAHSVTRAGEAVTLSPKAFALLLALVRREGAVAQRSVLLREVWGYQALVLSRTVDSHVAELRRKLEVDPANPRHIHTVFKTGYRFTA, from the coding sequence ATGTCGCGGATCCTGGTGGTCGAAGACCAGCGCGAACTGGCCGAGCTGCTGGCGCAGAATCTCGGCATGGAAGGCTTCGATGTTCGCACGGTGGCCGATGGCCGCGAGGTGGTGCCGCTGGTCCGCGCGTGGCGGCCCCACCTTGTGATTCTCGATCTGATGCTTCCCGGCATCGATGGTTTCGAGGTCCTGCGCGCCCTGCGGGGTATTCATCGTCACCTGCCCGTGATCATCCTGTCGGCGCGCGGCGAGGAGGCCGACAAGATCCGCGGCTTCCGCCTCGACGCCGACCAGTATGTCACCAAGCCGTTCGGCCTCGTGGAGCTGCTGGAGCGCGTCCATGCGCTCCTGCGTCGCGCCGCGACGGCCGAGTCGCCGGGGGCGATCGAGCGGATCACCTTCGGCGATGTGGAGATTGTTCCAGCAGCGCACTCGGTGACACGAGCCGGTGAGGCGGTCACGCTCTCGCCCAAGGCCTTCGCGCTGCTGCTGGCTCTGGTGCGCCGCGAGGGAGCCGTCGCCCAGCGCTCGGTGCTGTTGCGCGAGGTCTGGGGCTATCAGGCGCTCGTGCTCTCTCGCACGGTGGATTCGCACGTCGCCGAACTCCGCCGGAAGCTGGAAGTCGACCCGGCCAACCCGCGCCACATCCACACCGTGTTCAAGACGGGATACCGTTTCACAGCCTGA
- a CDS encoding rhodanese-like domain-containing protein, with protein MSSIAFPVALVGFALVVGAALPVVAQLPTGQQLVISPQAAAKFVNDGKTVFLQVGEKGSYDKEHVPGAQFVNMQILAAPRTPGGLALEVPPVDSLKAAIERLGISDQSRVVVMFSDEWGTPSTRLLFTLGYAGLGANAFLMDGGVEGWKRAGLPLTTAVVVPKSGHFTPRPLPSLIVDHAYVEAMRPTGRARLVDARDSVFFFGPSTDRVKAGHIPGAVSLPFGTFTDDSMRILPKARIEQIFAAAGIAPGDTVVAYCHIGQQGTMVLWAARIAGHPVKLYDGSMNDWTNRKLPLDSTATPVARKG; from the coding sequence ATGTCTTCGATCGCCTTTCCCGTTGCACTCGTCGGCTTCGCGCTGGTGGTGGGGGCCGCGCTTCCCGTGGTGGCCCAGCTTCCCACCGGGCAGCAGCTGGTGATCTCGCCGCAAGCTGCGGCGAAGTTCGTGAACGATGGCAAGACCGTATTCCTGCAGGTGGGAGAGAAGGGCAGCTACGACAAGGAGCATGTGCCGGGGGCGCAGTTCGTGAATATGCAGATCCTCGCCGCGCCGCGGACTCCGGGTGGACTGGCGCTGGAAGTTCCGCCGGTGGATTCACTCAAGGCCGCGATTGAGCGTCTCGGCATTTCCGACCAGTCGCGGGTGGTGGTGATGTTCAGCGACGAGTGGGGCACCCCATCCACTCGTCTGCTCTTTACCCTCGGCTACGCCGGCCTCGGCGCGAATGCATTCCTGATGGATGGCGGCGTCGAGGGATGGAAGCGTGCGGGCCTACCGCTCACCACCGCAGTGGTGGTGCCCAAGTCGGGCCACTTCACCCCCAGGCCGTTGCCGTCACTCATTGTCGATCACGCGTACGTCGAAGCGATGCGACCCACCGGCCGGGCCCGTCTCGTCGACGCGCGTGATTCCGTCTTCTTCTTCGGACCGTCCACCGACCGGGTCAAGGCGGGACACATCCCCGGCGCCGTCTCGCTTCCCTTCGGCACCTTCACCGACGATTCGATGCGGATCCTGCCGAAGGCCCGGATCGAACAGATCTTTGCCGCCGCCGGCATCGCACCAGGCGACACGGTCGTGGCGTACTGTCATATCGGTCAGCAGGGAACGATGGTGCTCTGGGCCGCGCGCATCGCCGGCCATCCGGTGAAGCTCTACGATGGCTCGATGAACGACTGGACCAATCGCAAACTGCCGCTCGACAGCACCGCGACTCCCGTCGCCAGGAAGGGGTGA
- a CDS encoding rhodanese-like domain-containing protein codes for MRQIRLLVGALLAGVAAAGAQLPTGEQLLVTSAWLSAHLNDRDLVLLHVGRPEEYATAHIAGARFAEQRDFASDEMPMLEMLPEAQLRQNLERNGIGDQTRVVVVFGPGSVDNATRLYFTLGYAGLGTRALFLDGGLAAWQRAGNPVTAVVPPAPTAAHYTGKMLPAAVVNSQQVVALQHAVQPRLIDARASVYFSGPKTAMMAQGHIPGAINIPYSSLVDDAEQLLPRAALLEKFTAAGVRPGDSLVVYCHIGQQATVVLLAARVLGHPVQLYDGSFHDWSNRKLPTDNASASAKRAP; via the coding sequence ATGCGACAGATCCGACTGCTCGTCGGGGCGCTGCTGGCCGGTGTCGCTGCTGCCGGTGCGCAGCTCCCCACCGGTGAACAGCTGCTGGTCACCTCCGCGTGGTTGAGCGCGCACCTCAACGATCGCGACCTGGTGCTCCTGCATGTCGGTCGTCCGGAAGAGTATGCCACCGCTCATATCGCCGGGGCCCGCTTCGCCGAGCAGCGGGATTTCGCCTCGGACGAAATGCCGATGCTCGAGATGCTCCCCGAAGCGCAGTTGCGGCAGAACCTCGAACGGAATGGCATCGGCGACCAGACTCGGGTCGTGGTGGTCTTTGGTCCGGGTTCGGTCGACAATGCGACCCGGCTCTACTTCACGCTCGGGTATGCCGGACTCGGCACCCGCGCGCTCTTCCTCGACGGCGGGCTGGCGGCCTGGCAACGCGCCGGCAATCCGGTGACCGCGGTCGTGCCACCAGCTCCGACAGCGGCCCACTACACCGGCAAGATGCTCCCGGCCGCCGTCGTGAATTCGCAGCAGGTTGTTGCGCTGCAACACGCGGTGCAGCCCCGCCTTATCGATGCGCGCGCAAGCGTCTACTTCAGCGGACCGAAGACAGCAATGATGGCGCAGGGGCATATCCCCGGTGCGATCAATATTCCCTACAGCAGCCTGGTGGACGACGCCGAACAACTCCTGCCGCGCGCCGCACTGCTGGAGAAGTTCACCGCGGCGGGCGTGCGCCCGGGAGACAGTCTGGTGGTCTACTGCCACATCGGGCAGCAGGCCACGGTGGTATTGCTCGCAGCGCGGGTACTCGGACATCCGGTCCAGCTCTACGACGGCTCGTTCCACGACTGGTCCAATCGCAAACTCCCCACCGACAACGCTTCGGCCAGCGCGAAGCGCGCGCCGTGA
- a CDS encoding YeeE/YedE thiosulfate transporter family protein, which yields MTLRRPYADPIIAGVLLGLVLLVTLVVTGRGLGASGAFASAAAATVHAVAPAHAQSGTYIADRIPDGPAGLLGDWLVVELLAVAVGAWLSARFAGRLRGAGAAGDPDQSRSRLLRALSGGALMGAGARLAHGCTSGLALTGGAMLSTGAWLFIPVAFGSAFAAAFVMRRLAASRVIP from the coding sequence GTGACTTTGCGTCGTCCCTACGCGGATCCGATCATCGCCGGCGTTCTGCTGGGCCTGGTCCTGCTCGTCACCCTGGTGGTGACGGGTCGCGGCCTCGGAGCGTCCGGTGCGTTCGCCAGCGCGGCTGCTGCCACCGTGCACGCGGTGGCGCCAGCGCACGCCCAGTCGGGTACCTACATCGCCGACCGGATCCCCGATGGCCCGGCGGGGCTGCTCGGAGACTGGCTGGTGGTGGAGTTGCTCGCCGTCGCGGTTGGTGCCTGGCTCTCGGCACGTTTCGCAGGCCGGCTTCGTGGCGCAGGAGCTGCGGGTGACCCGGACCAGAGTCGTTCTCGATTGCTTCGCGCCCTCTCGGGTGGCGCACTGATGGGCGCGGGCGCACGCCTCGCTCATGGCTGCACCAGTGGACTCGCGCTCACCGGTGGTGCGATGCTTTCGACCGGGGCATGGCTGTTCATCCCGGTGGCCTTCGGGAGTGCCTTTGCCGCCGCGTTCGTGATGCGACGCCTCGCCGCTTCGCGCGTGATCCCGTGA
- a CDS encoding YeeE/YedE thiosulfate transporter family protein, whose product MAPLFEVAPAVTAVPVGLAFGAALERAGFGVPRTIAAQLAGRDFTVMKVMFSAIITAMLGLFWAGRFGWLDLSRLALPPTDLQPQLIGAVIFGAGFAIASLCPGTACVAAGTGRRDGLATIAGLFAGTLVTAELWPLLGRVAENRLRADATLPHDLGLSSGVTVALLVLIAFGALGVGGYIERRVGTERNPVRHSAHVVLTTIAAVLALFAAVPLGADEAPRTGSSVSDVAPLDLARWIHDRRAGLRVIEVSDQVDTMLYQIPGAIHLASTDVDTLSFSPDETIVLYSKATTLSSDALTRLQRRGAIGARQLRGGLSAWEQEVLSPVIPPATDSAGNADFARIRSLSNYFGGRPVAQRIPGEGRRQRRRNTC is encoded by the coding sequence ATGGCGCCGCTTTTCGAGGTCGCTCCCGCCGTCACGGCCGTTCCTGTCGGGCTCGCCTTCGGCGCCGCCCTCGAACGGGCCGGCTTCGGTGTGCCACGCACCATCGCGGCGCAACTCGCCGGCCGCGACTTCACCGTGATGAAGGTGATGTTCTCGGCGATCATCACCGCGATGCTTGGTCTCTTCTGGGCCGGTCGATTCGGCTGGCTCGATCTCTCCCGGCTGGCGCTCCCGCCGACGGACCTGCAGCCACAGCTGATCGGCGCGGTGATCTTCGGGGCGGGCTTCGCCATCGCATCGCTCTGCCCAGGGACCGCGTGCGTTGCCGCCGGCACCGGTCGCCGTGACGGGCTCGCGACGATCGCCGGTCTCTTTGCTGGCACGCTCGTCACTGCCGAACTATGGCCGCTGCTCGGGCGCGTCGCCGAGAACAGACTCCGCGCCGATGCCACGCTGCCCCACGACCTGGGGCTCTCGAGCGGCGTGACCGTTGCCCTGCTGGTCCTGATCGCCTTTGGGGCGCTTGGTGTGGGCGGGTACATCGAACGACGCGTCGGGACCGAGCGCAATCCGGTACGACACAGCGCGCACGTGGTGCTGACCACGATCGCCGCGGTGCTGGCGCTGTTCGCGGCGGTGCCACTCGGTGCGGACGAGGCCCCGCGCACTGGCAGTTCGGTGAGCGACGTCGCGCCACTCGATCTCGCAAGGTGGATCCACGATCGTCGCGCCGGGCTGCGAGTCATCGAGGTGTCCGACCAGGTCGACACCATGCTTTACCAGATTCCCGGCGCCATTCACCTCGCGTCGACCGACGTCGACACACTGTCGTTCTCGCCCGACGAGACGATTGTGCTCTACAGCAAGGCGACAACACTCTCGAGTGATGCGCTCACGCGTCTGCAGCGTCGCGGGGCAATCGGCGCACGACAACTGCGCGGCGGACTCTCGGCCTGGGAACAGGAAGTGCTTTCGCCAGTGATTCCACCAGCCACGGACAGCGCCGGAAACGCGGACTTTGCACGGATCCGCAGCCTGAGCAACTATTTCGGTGGCCGACCGGTGGCGCAACGAATCCCGGGCGAAGGCCGGCGGCAGCGGCGGCGGAATACGTGCTGA
- a CDS encoding aminotransferase class V-fold PLP-dependent enzyme, which translates to MLTEVEVTSDRWFSEWRGRELSRVDAAGLTYLDYGGAALHPASLLRDDLARLDRTVLGNPHSQHAASRGATHDLDAAREAILAFLNADPDEYAVVLVANASAACRVVGEAYPFDAATPLLLTADNHNSVNGIREFATGRGALVTTIPLDDELQLLDPVEVLAQSSGGYGGLLGFPAQSNFSGVRHSLELIDVAHQLGYRVLLDAAAYLPTMSLDLSAVRPDFVVLSIYKIAGYPAGLGALVARRDALAALQRPWFAGGTVEWASVQSGVHRLRHGAEGFEDGTPPFLAAGAVPPALAMVRGLQPRLRRQLASLTTSMLDGLGALRHENDAPRVSIHGPRSCADRGATVAFTLLEATGDVVPFWEVEAKASDAGLALRGGCFCNPGCAERALDFPTDAASRFAAIGPAFDYPHAAAALGRRAVGALRASLGLGSVQRDVDRLMEFLRNYG; encoded by the coding sequence GTGCTGACAGAAGTCGAAGTCACCTCCGATCGCTGGTTCAGCGAGTGGCGCGGGCGTGAGCTGTCACGCGTGGATGCGGCCGGGCTCACCTATCTCGACTATGGCGGCGCGGCGCTGCACCCGGCGTCGCTCCTCCGCGATGACCTCGCCCGGCTCGATCGCACGGTGCTCGGCAATCCCCATTCGCAGCATGCCGCCTCACGCGGTGCCACGCATGATCTCGACGCTGCGCGCGAGGCAATCCTTGCCTTCCTCAACGCCGATCCGGACGAATACGCCGTGGTCCTGGTGGCGAATGCGTCGGCGGCGTGCCGCGTGGTGGGCGAAGCGTACCCGTTCGACGCAGCGACACCGCTGCTACTCACGGCCGACAACCACAATTCGGTCAACGGTATTCGCGAGTTCGCGACCGGGCGTGGTGCCCTGGTTACCACCATTCCACTCGATGATGAATTGCAGTTGCTGGATCCGGTAGAGGTACTGGCGCAGTCTAGCGGAGGGTATGGTGGCCTCCTCGGCTTTCCCGCGCAGTCGAACTTCTCGGGCGTGAGGCACTCCCTCGAACTCATCGACGTGGCACACCAGCTCGGCTATCGCGTGCTGCTCGATGCAGCCGCCTATCTGCCGACGATGTCACTCGATCTCTCGGCGGTTCGCCCCGACTTTGTGGTGCTCTCGATCTACAAGATTGCCGGTTACCCGGCGGGGCTTGGCGCGCTGGTGGCCCGTCGTGACGCTCTTGCTGCGTTGCAGCGCCCCTGGTTCGCTGGCGGCACAGTGGAGTGGGCATCCGTGCAGAGCGGCGTGCACCGGTTGCGCCACGGCGCCGAAGGCTTCGAGGATGGGACGCCGCCGTTTCTCGCGGCCGGGGCGGTGCCGCCGGCACTTGCGATGGTACGTGGGCTGCAACCGCGGCTGCGCCGTCAGCTCGCCTCGCTCACCACCAGTATGCTCGACGGTCTCGGCGCACTGCGGCACGAGAATGACGCACCGCGGGTGTCAATCCACGGCCCGCGCAGTTGCGCCGACCGCGGCGCCACGGTGGCGTTTACCCTGCTTGAGGCCACCGGCGACGTGGTGCCGTTCTGGGAAGTGGAAGCGAAGGCATCCGACGCGGGCCTGGCGCTGCGTGGCGGCTGCTTCTGCAATCCTGGATGTGCCGAGCGGGCGCTCGACTTTCCGACCGATGCCGCATCCCGCTTCGCGGCGATCGGGCCGGCCTTCGATTATCCCCACGCGGCCGCAGCGCTCGGTCGGCGCGCCGTCGGGGCGTTGCGCGCCTCGCTCGGCCTCGGCAGCGTGCAGCGCGATGTGGACCGGCTGATGGAGTTTCTGCGGAACTACGGGTGA
- a CDS encoding M28 family peptidase produces MKNTPYRLTAALLLFAPALLAAQAPSPWTPLGRPRKLAPRPTTSAITSADLMTRLYRFADDSMRGRLLGEEGNYKGVEYIASEIRKYGFEPAGDNGTFFQTIPVYDRTFDTTSTISVDGTRLTLWSDYAPRDQGEKARSIDGAAIVFGGTVGDPATMLPAAQAAGKVVMVIAGQPVPGNPPGTANRGALTAQYATAAGILVVGLDRITPEGLAIYKVPSQTFVDGSGPETPSYAYITTRVADLLLGAPVASATLGAAGKTVSGTLRFANRPMQFPGRNVVGILRGSDPALRNEFVAIGAHNDHIGTDNSPVAHDSMYIVNHLFRKSGADDPPPTLTPADAAKVNAALAAIRKQTHGASARPDSIYNGADDDGSGSMSVLEIAQYFASLKVRPKRSLLFVWHVGEEEGLYGSQYFTDHPTVPRESVVAQLNIDMIGRGDATDVTGQRKAGGVVTGGPDYLQLIGSRRLSTELGDLAVKTNTVGKHGLKFDYELDADGHPQNIYCRSDHYEYARYGIPIIFFTTGGHADYHQVTDEPQYINYTHMARVARFVADMGTRVANLDHRPLVDKPKPDPHGACQQ; encoded by the coding sequence ATGAAAAACACCCCATACCGCCTCACTGCCGCGCTGCTGCTCTTCGCGCCGGCACTCCTCGCCGCCCAGGCCCCCTCGCCCTGGACCCCGCTCGGCCGCCCGAGAAAGCTTGCGCCGCGCCCCACGACTTCGGCAATCACCTCCGCAGACCTGATGACCCGCCTCTACCGCTTCGCCGACGATTCGATGCGCGGCCGGTTGCTCGGGGAGGAAGGGAACTACAAGGGCGTCGAGTACATCGCGAGCGAGATCAGGAAGTACGGCTTCGAGCCGGCCGGCGATAACGGCACTTTCTTCCAGACCATACCGGTCTACGACCGGACCTTCGATACCACCAGCACCATCAGCGTCGATGGCACCCGGCTCACACTCTGGTCCGACTACGCCCCGCGCGACCAGGGAGAGAAGGCCCGGTCGATTGATGGAGCCGCGATCGTATTTGGCGGCACCGTGGGTGACCCGGCGACGATGCTCCCGGCGGCGCAGGCTGCCGGAAAGGTCGTGATGGTCATTGCTGGTCAGCCGGTACCGGGGAACCCGCCCGGCACCGCCAACCGCGGCGCTCTCACGGCCCAGTACGCCACCGCCGCGGGAATCCTCGTGGTCGGTCTCGACCGGATTACTCCCGAGGGGCTCGCGATCTACAAGGTCCCCAGTCAGACCTTCGTCGATGGTAGCGGCCCGGAGACGCCGAGCTACGCCTACATCACGACGCGAGTCGCCGACCTGCTCCTCGGCGCACCGGTCGCGTCGGCTACCCTCGGCGCCGCGGGCAAGACGGTGAGCGGCACCCTCCGATTCGCGAATCGCCCGATGCAGTTCCCCGGCCGCAATGTCGTCGGCATCCTCCGTGGCTCCGACCCTGCCCTGCGCAACGAATTCGTCGCCATCGGTGCGCACAACGACCACATCGGCACCGACAACTCTCCGGTCGCGCACGACTCGATGTACATCGTGAACCATCTCTTCCGGAAGAGCGGCGCGGATGATCCGCCGCCGACCCTGACGCCGGCCGACGCTGCAAAGGTCAACGCCGCGCTCGCAGCGATCCGCAAACAGACCCACGGTGCCTCGGCGCGACCCGACTCGATCTACAACGGTGCCGACGACGACGGTTCGGGGTCGATGAGCGTGCTGGAGATCGCGCAGTACTTCGCCTCCCTGAAGGTTCGCCCGAAGCGCTCGCTCCTTTTTGTCTGGCACGTGGGTGAAGAGGAAGGACTCTACGGGTCGCAGTACTTCACCGATCACCCGACCGTGCCGCGGGAATCGGTCGTCGCCCAGCTCAACATCGACATGATCGGGCGCGGTGACGCGACCGATGTCACCGGTCAGCGCAAGGCTGGTGGCGTGGTCACGGGCGGTCCCGACTACCTGCAGCTGATCGGCTCGCGGCGCCTCTCCACCGAACTGGGCGATCTGGCGGTGAAGACCAACACGGTGGGCAAGCACGGATTGAAGTTTGACTACGAACTCGACGCTGACGGCCATCCGCAAAACATCTATTGCCGCAGCGATCACTACGAGTACGCGCGCTACGGCATTCCGATCATCTTCTTCACCACCGGTGGTCACGCCGACTATCACCAGGTGACCGACGAGCCGCAGTACATCAACTACACCCACATGGCCCGGGTCGCACGCTTCGTGGCCGATATGGGCACCCGCGTCGCGAACCTCGACCATCGTCCGCTGGTCGACAAGCCGAAGCCCGACCCGCACGGCGCCTGCCAGCAGTAG
- a CDS encoding MBL fold metallo-hydrolase, whose amino-acid sequence MLHLLCQLAASGTSLVLLGTGMPRPNPEASGPATAVVVGTRTFLFDAGAGVMRQLAAAKLPINGVTALFITHLHSDHTLGLPDLMLTSWVMGRRTPMVAFGPHGLQAMTDHLVAAWKDDIDIREHGLEQEAPGGYRLDVHEISTRVLYDSAGVRIIAIPVEHGDWPEAYGFRIETPGRVIVISGDTRYSAALQAATRGADILVHEAYPEVRLAPEKRPGGESWPAYMRAFHTSDVEVGRLAAVAQPKLLILHHLVRMQGTDAELLAGVRRGGFTGRTVIGHDLERY is encoded by the coding sequence GGAACCTCGCTCGTGCTCCTCGGTACCGGGATGCCGCGGCCCAACCCGGAGGCATCCGGGCCGGCAACCGCGGTCGTGGTAGGAACGCGGACCTTTCTCTTCGATGCCGGTGCCGGCGTGATGCGCCAGCTGGCCGCCGCAAAGCTCCCGATCAATGGTGTGACGGCGCTGTTCATCACTCACCTCCACAGCGATCACACACTAGGTCTCCCCGACCTGATGCTGACCTCGTGGGTGATGGGGCGGCGCACTCCGATGGTGGCATTCGGACCACACGGATTGCAGGCGATGACCGATCATCTTGTCGCGGCGTGGAAAGATGACATCGATATCCGCGAGCACGGCCTCGAACAGGAGGCGCCTGGTGGCTATCGCCTCGATGTCCACGAAATCAGCACGCGGGTGCTCTACGACAGTGCCGGCGTTCGCATCATCGCCATTCCGGTCGAGCATGGTGACTGGCCCGAGGCCTATGGTTTCCGGATCGAGACCCCGGGGCGCGTCATCGTGATATCGGGCGACACGCGCTACAGTGCGGCGCTCCAGGCCGCCACGCGCGGCGCCGACATTCTCGTCCATGAGGCCTACCCCGAAGTGCGGCTGGCACCTGAGAAGCGGCCCGGCGGGGAGTCGTGGCCGGCGTACATGCGCGCCTTCCACACATCGGATGTCGAGGTCGGGCGGCTCGCCGCGGTCGCGCAGCCGAAGTTGCTGATCCTCCACCACCTGGTGCGGATGCAGGGGACGGACGCAGAATTGCTGGCTGGTGTGAGGCGCGGCGGCTTCACCGGCCGAACCGTCATCGGGCACGACCTCGAACGCTATTGA